A window of Streptomyces sp. NBC_01224 genomic DNA:
TGGTGGCGGTGCGGAAGTAGGTCTTGTAGGGGCGCTTCTTGTCGCCGGTCTTCCAGTTCTCGCCCTGGGTGAGTTCGGTGCCCGTGTTGGCGGGGGAGACCTGGGTGAGGCTGGCGTCGTTGAGCGGCTTCTGCATCGACTGGGAGACGCCGGAGTTCAGCGGGCCGACGACGCCGACGACGGTGTCGTCGTCGATGAACTTCTGGGCGTTCTGCTGGCCGACGGAGGGCTGTGCCTGGTCGTCGAGCGGCTTGACCTCGAACTTGATGCCGGGGACGGTCTTTTCCTTGTTCGCCGTCTTGGCGGCGAGGTCCGCGGAGTTCTTGATGCCGAGGCCGAGGGCGGACAGGTCGCCGGTGATGGGCGCGTCGACGCCGATGACGACGGTCTGGGTGTCGCCGCTGCTGCTCTTCTTGCTGTCGTCGCGCGACCCGCAGGCGGTGAGTGTCAGTGCTCCTGTGGTGAGCACTGTGGTGAGGATGAGCAAAGAACGGTGTCGCACGAAAGGTCCTTTCCCTGGCGCGGCCTCCTCTGCTTGAGGTGCCGTGTCGTTCGCCGGGCCGTACTGGTTGGTACAGGGCCGTGCTGCAGACGCGCCCGGCGGCGCGGTGACTGGCGGTGACTCTAGGCGCAGGTGTGGGGGTCCGGGATGGGTCCGCCGCAGGATGTGACTGTCTTGTTATGCCCTTGAGCAAGGCTTGAGGTGGCTGTGCGGACATGTACGGCTTTTTGCCGGTCGGTGAAATGACCGCATCGTGAGAACGCGCAGCTCTGCTAAGGGGCTTGAGCTGATCTTGCTGCTGTCGCGTGTCGAGGGGTGAAGTGGACGTTATGAGGGCATGACGAGTCGCCCGGCGTCTGTGGGGCCGGGTTCCGAGTGCTGCGCGGAGACGTTGCGCATTGCGTACTTGTTACGCAGTGTTACATCGAGGTCGATGTGGTCGACGCGGTGTGGTGTGCGCGGGGTGCGTGTCGGGTGTGGCTGGGGTGCTGAGTTGGTCATACAACCAGCTTTGCGGTCAAGGGTGTTGGCCGGTTCGGTTGCTCAATGATGCCTTGAGTATGGGTGGTTGTGGGTGGGAATGGCGCTGCCCGGCCGGAATGCGGTCCGGCCGGGCAGTGGTGTCGGGGGTGTCGTGCGGTGCGTTTCGGTCGGTCAGGCGGCGTCGTTCTGCGGTGCGTTGCGGAGCATGCAGGTGAGGCGGGCGGTGCAGACCCGCTTGTCGTGCTCATCGGTGATGACGATCTCGTACGTGGCGGTGGAGCGGCCGCGGTGTACGGGGGTGGCGACGCCCGTGACGAGTCCGCTCCGTACCCCTCGGTGATGGGTGCAGTTCAGGTCGACACCGACAGCGAGCTTGGTGACGCCGCCGTGGAGCATGGAGCCGACCGAGCCGAGGGTTTCGGCGAGGACGGCGGAGGCGCCGCCGTGGAGCAGTCCGTACGGCTGGGTGTTGCCCTCGACGGGCATGGTGCCGACGACGCGGTCCGCGGAGGCTTCGACGATCGTGACGCCCATCCGCTCGCCGAGGTGGCCGGCGGAGAAGAGTGCGGGCAGGTCGACGCCGAGTGCGGCGTACTCGTCGATGATCTCCTGGGGGAACTTGGGTGCGGTGTGCTCGCCCATGGGGTCCGGCTCCGATCGTCTGCGTGGTTCATAGCTTTATTGCTGTGTGCATCGTTCTTATCAGACGACTGAGCGAACGCTTAGTGGGTTGTGGGTACGGGCTACCTCGGGACGGTCCGCTCCTGGATGTTCTCGAAACGCACGACGACGGACTTGCTTGCGGGGGTGTTGCTGGTGTCGGCGGTGGAGCCGAGGGGGACCAGCACATTGGTCTCCGGGTAGTAGGCGGCGGCGCAGCCCCGGGCAGTCGGGTAGTGCACGATGCGGAAGCCGGGGGCGCGGCGCTCCACCCCGTCCTTCCATTCGCTGACGAGGTCGGTGTACGCACCGTCGGCCAGGCCGAGGGTGCGGGCGTCGTCGGGGTTGACCAGGACGACGCGGCGGCCGCCCTTGATACCGCGGTAGCGGTCGTCGAGGCCGTAGACCGTGGTGTTGTACTGGTCGTGCGAGCGCAGGGTCTGCAGCAGCAGCCTGCCTTCGGGGAGCTCGGGGTACTCGACGGGTGCGGCGGTGAAGTTGGCCCTGCCGGTCGCGGTGGGGAAACGACGCTCGTCGCGTGGGGCGTGCGGGAGGGTGAAACCGCCGGGGTGTGCGACGCGGGCGTTGAAGTTCTCGAAGCCGGGGACGACGCGGGAGATGCGGTCGCGGATCGTCGCGTAGTCCTTCTCGAACTCCTCCCAGGGGGTGGCCGATCCGGGGCCGAGGACGGCGCGGGCGAGGCGGGCGACGATGGCGGGCTCGGAGAGCAGATGCGGGCTCGCCGGGGTGAGGTTGCCGCGCGAGGCGTGGACCATGCTCATGGAGTCCTCGACCGTGACGAACTGCTTGCCGCTCGCCTGGACGTCCTTGTCGGTACGGCCCAGCGTCGGCAGGATCAGCGCGCGGGTGCCGGTCACGGCGTGCGAGCGGTTGAGCTTGGTGGAGACGTGGACGGTGAGGCGGGCGCGGCGCATCGCCGCCTCGGTGACCTCCGTGTCGGGAGTGGCCGCGACGAAGTTGCCGCCCATGGCGAAGAAGACCTTGGCATCGCCGTCGCGCAGGGCCTGGATGGAGCGGACGACGTCGTAGCCGTGGTGGCGCGGTGAGGTGATCGAGAATTCCTTGTCGAGCGCGTCGAGGAATTCGGGTGCCGGCCGTTCGAAGATGCCCATGGTGCGGTCGCCCTGGACGTTGGAGTGGCCGCGGACGGGACAGACTCCGGCGCCGGGGCGGCCGATGTTGCCGCGCAACAGAAGGAAGTTGACGACTTCGCGGATGGTCGGTACGGAGTGCTTGTGCTGGGTGAGGCCCATGGCCCAGCAGACGATGGTGCGCTTCGAGGCGAGGACCATCGCGAGGGCCTCTTCGATGGCGCCGCGGTCGAGGCCGGTGGCGGCGAGGGTCTGTTCCCAGTCGGCTCGGCGGGCCGCGGCCACGAACTCCTCGTAACCATGGGTGTGGTCCCGTACGAAGGCTTCGTCGACGGCGCCCTCGGTCTGAAGGATCATCTTGTTGAGGAGCCGGAAGAGGGCCTGGTCGCCGCCGATACGGATCTGCAGGAAGAGATCGTTGAGCGCGGCGCCCTTGATCATGCCCAGCGGGGTCTGCGGGTTCTTGAACCGCGCCAGGCCGGCCTCGGGCAGCGGGTTCACCGAAATGATCTTCGCGCCCGCGGACTTGGCCTTCTCCAGGGCGGAGAGCATCCGGGGATGGTTCGTGCCTGGATTCTGCCCGGCGACGATGATCAGGTCCGCCTGGTGGAGGTCCTCCAGCGAGACGCTGCCCTTGCCGATGCCGATGGTCTCCGTCAGCGCCGAGCCGGAGGACTCGTGGCACATGTTGGAGCAGTCGGGGAGGTTGTTCGTGCCGAACTCGCGGGCGAGCAGCTGGAGCAGGAACGCCGCCTCGTTGCTGGTACGCCCCGAGGTGTAGAAGAGCGCCTCGTCGGGGGAGGCGAGCGCGCCCAACTCCTCGGCGATGATGCCGAAGGCGCGCTCCCAGGTCACCGCCTCGTACCGCTCGGCGCCCTCGGGGAGGTACATCGGCTGGGTGATCCGCCCCTGCTGGCCCAGCCAGTACCCGCTGCGCGAGGCGAGATCGGCGACCGGGTGCGCGGCGAAGAACTCGGGGGTGACACGGCGCAGCGTGGCCTCCTCGGCGACGGCCTTGGCGCCGTTCTCGCAGAACTCCGCCGTGTGTCGCTTGTCGCTCTCGGGCCAGGCGCAGCCGGGGCAGTCGAAGCCGTTCTTCTGGTTGACCTTGAGGAGGGTCTGCGCGGTGCGCCGCACGCCCATCTGCTGCTGGGCGATGAGCAGGCTGTGCGCGACGGCCGGCAGTCCGGCGGCGGCGCGCTGCGCCGGCTCGACCCGTGGCGCATCCTGGACCGGGTCACCGGTGGGCGGCTTCGTGGCCATTTCGTGCTCCCCTTTGAGCAACTGCGAACCTGCGCTGTGCGCTGTACGCAGTGATGCGGTACGTGTTCCGCCTTCGATCCTGTCACGAGGCACCGACAGAGCGTCCGGCGAGCCATGCCCGGTCGGGATTGTCAGTGGTCCGTGGCAGGATCGGGGGCGTGGCTGAGACGGCATCGAAGAAGACGGCAGACAACCGACCGCGCCTGCTCCTGATGGACGGGCACTCCCTGGCGTACCGGGCGTTCTTTGCGCTGCCTGCGGAGAATTTCACGACAGGGTCGGGGCAGCCGACGAACGCGGTGTACGGCTTCGCGTCCATGCTGGCGAACACGCTGCGTGACGAGGCGCCGACGCATTTCGCGGTGGCGTTCGACGTCTCCCGCAAGACCTGGCGCTCGGAGGAGTTTCCCGAGTACAAGGCGAACCGCTCGAAGACCCCGGACGAGTTCAGGGGCCAGGTCGAGCTGATCGGTGAGCTGCTCGACGCGATGCACGCCGACCGTTTCGCGGTCGACGGCTTCGAGGCGGACGACGTCATCGCCACACTGGCCACGCAGGCCGAGGCGGCCGGCTTCGAGGTGCTGATCGTCACGGGTGACCGGGATTCGTTCCAGCTGATCACGGACAACGTCACCGTGCTGTACCCGACGAAGGGCGTCTCGGAGCTGACGCGCTTCACCCCGGCCAAGGTCGAGGAGAAGTACGGGCTCACGCCGCAGCAGTACCCGGACTTCGCGGCGCTGCGCGGTGACCCGTCGGACAACCTTCCGGGCATCCCCGGTGTGGGTGAGAAGACCGCGGCGAAGTGGATCAACCAGTTCGGTTCGTTCGACGAGCTGGTGGAGCGCGCCGAGGAGGTCAAGGGCAAGGCCGGGCAGAATTTCCGGGACCACCTGGACGCGGTGCGGCTCAATCGCAGACTGACCGAGATGGTCCGCGACGTGGAGCTGCCGAAGGCCCCGCAGGACCTGGCGCGCGCACCGTACGACCGCACCGCGGTGACGGGCGTGCTGGACGTCCTGGAGATCCGTAACCCGAGCCTGCGTGAGCGGCTGCTGGCCGTCGACCCGGGCGCGGCCGAGGACGAGACCCCGGCGCCCGCCGCGGGCATCGAGCTGGACGGTGCGGTGCTGGGCGCGGGCGAGCTGGCGCCCTGGCTCGCCGAGCACGGTGGGCAGCCGCTCGGCGTCGCCACCGTCGACACCTGGGCGGTGGGCAGCGGCACGGTCACCGAGATCGCGCTCGCCGCGGCCGACGGGGCGGCGGCCTGGTTCGATCCCGCGGAGCTCGACGAGGGCGACGAGCAGGCGTTCGCCGCCTGGATCGCCGACGCGCGGCGGCCGAAGGTCATGCACAACGCGAAGAGCGCCATGCGGGTCTTCCCCGAGCACGGCTGGCAGGTCGACGGCGTCACGATGGACACCGCGCTGGCCGCCTATCTGGTCAAGCCCGGCCGCCGCTCCTTCGCGCTGGACGCGCTGGCGGTGGAATATCTGGGCAGGGAGCTGGCCCCCGCGGCGGCGTCCGACGGCCAGCTGGCCTTCGGCGCGGACGACCGGGCCGAGGCCGACGCCCTGATGACGCAGGCCCGCGCGGTCCTGGATCTGGGCGATGCGTTCACCACCCGGCTGGCAGAGGTCGGCGCGACCGATCTGCTGCACGGCATGGAGCTGCCGACGTCCGCCCTGCTTGCCCGTCTGGAGCGGCACGGCATCGCCGCCGACCGGGCCCATCTGGAAGGCATGGAGCAGCAGTTCGCCGGTGCGGTGCAGCAGGCGGTGAAGGAGGCGCACGCCGCGGTCGGCCGCGAGTTCAACCTCGGTTCGCCCAAGCAGCTCCAGGAAGTCCTCTTCGGCGAGCTGGGCCTGCCCAAGACGAAGAAGACGAAGACCGGGTACACGACGGACGCCGACGCCCTGGCCTGGCTCGCCGCACAGACCGAGCACGAGCTGCCGGTCATCATGCTGCGCCACCGCGAGCAGGCGAAGCTGCGGGTCACCGTCGAGGGCCTGATCAAGACGATCGCGGCGGACGGCCGTATCCACACCACGTTCAACCAGACGGTGGCGGCGACCGGCCGGCTTTCCTCCACCGACCCGAACCTGCAGAACATCCCGGTCCGTACGGACGAGGGCCGGGCCATCCGCCGGGGCTTCGTCGTCGGCGAGGGCTTCGAAACGCTGATGACGGCCGACTACAGCCAGATCGAACTGCGCGTGATGGCCCACCTCTCCGAGGACGCGGGTCTGATCGAGGCGTTCACCTCCGGCGAGGACCTGCACACGACGGTCGCCTCGCAGGTCTTCGGCGTCGGCAAGTCGGCCGTCGACCCGGAGATGCGCCGCAAGATCAAGGCCATGAGTTACGGACTCGCGTACGGGCTCTCCGCGTTCGGCCTATCCCAGCAGCTGAACATCGAGGCGGGCGAGGCGCGCGGCCTGATGGACACCTACTTCGAGCGGTTCGGCGGAGTGCGTGACTATCTGCACCGCGTGGTGGAGGAGGCCAGGGCCACCGGCTACACGGAGACGGTCTTCGGTCGTCGCCGCTACCTCCCCGACCTCAACAGCGACAACCGCCAGCGCCGCGAGATGGCCGAGCGCATGGCGCTCAACGCACCGATTCAGGGCACGGCCGCGGACATCGTCAAGGTCGCCATGCTGCAGGTCGACCGGGCGCTGACCGAGGCGAAGCTGAAGTCCCGGATGCTGCTCCAGGTCCACGACGAAATCGTCCTGGAGATCGCCGAGGGCGAGCGGGCACAGGTGGAGGAGATCCTCCGCCACGAGATGTCCACGGCCGTGCAGTTGCGCGCCCCGCTGGATGTATCGGTGGGTGTCGGTACGGACTGGGAGTCCGCAGCGCACTGACGTGGCGGCGCCGGACGGGCCCCGGGGGTTTGTTCAGACACCCCCCGGAGGAATTAGGCCCGTCCGGCGACCGAGGGTACGCAAGCGTGCGAGCGCCGCAGCCGTATCCACGCCCCGTACAGCACCAGACCCACCGCCAGTCCCGCCCCGGCGCCGAAGCAGGCGGTCGGGATGATGTCCAGCGGGGTGTCGATGTGCCCGAAGTAGGCATACCAGCGGGCGCACCGGTGCACGACGCCGAGCAGGACGCAGACGCTCAGCAACGCCCCCGCCGACCACCGCCCCCGACGGCCCAGCACCGGCACGGACGGCGGGACCGGGCGCGCCCCGGTCCGCCGCAGCCCCGAAGCCGTGAACCAGGCGAGCACGGCCAGTGCCACCGCCGAACTGCCGTACTGCACCATCTGGAACACGGGGAACCCGCCGACGCTCCCGTCGAGCACCGGCATCAACCGCACACCCCACCGGTCGTGATGGGTGAAGGCGTCCCAGACGACATGAGTGGCGGACCCGATGACCGCCGACAGCACGAACCACGCACCGTCCCGGACACCCCACGCCCCTGGGCCGGATCCGCGCCGCTGCCCTCGCACGAACGCATGCACCCGTCCCTGCCAGGCCCTCGGCAGCAGTGCCACCGACGGTTCGCGCAGCAGTAGCCACAGCGCCACCACGGCCGCGGTGATCAGCACATCGACCGTGAACACGCCCCACACCGAGTGGGTGATCCGCCCGAATTCCATGGCGCCCGGGATCGCGGTGTCCGCGTAGTACGTCATGTCGGGGGCGAACGAACCCGCGACGAGGGCAGAGGCGAGGAGCGGCCCGCGCGCCGTTCCGTCCCGCCGCATCCCCGGTAGCACGGCCGCGGCATGACTGAGTGTGAACGGCATGGCGGCAAGTATGCGTGAGCCGCCGTCACCTGCCCGACGACCGCCGTACAACTTGCTGTCCGGAACGTGAAAAACAGGTAAGAACCGGTCAGTGCACGGTGTTCCGGCGGCACAAGTTGCCGTAGGGTCGCCTGAGTCCTGGCGCTGGGGAGCGCGGACAGCCGTCGAAGGGGAGGGGCCAGACGTATGGCAGCGCAATTCGGTCGCCGACTTCGCAAGGGGGCGACCACGACCGCTGTGGCCGCAGTCGCCGTGGCGGCGCTCTCCGCCTCAGGGGCCCCTGGCGCAACGCTGGCCACAGGGAGTGGCGATCAGCAGTCCGCCGGAACGACACCTTCGCCCGACGACACCGCGGCCACCGGCAACTCGCCGTACTACACGGACCTGCCGCCGCTGAAAACGCCCAACAAGCCGGGAACCGCCACTGATCTGCCCATCACCGGCAGTGCGGAATCCGGCATACCGGCTTCGATCCTGGCCGCGTACAAGAAGGCCGAAGAGACCGTCGCCGGCAGCGACGCCGCCTGTCGGCTGCCGTGGCAGCTGCTCGCTGCGATCGGCAAGGTCGAGTCCGGCCAGGCCCGCGGCGGCAGGGTCGATGCGAACGGAACCACGTTCTCCCCGATCCTCGGCCCGGTCCTCGACGGCCGGGGCTTCGCCATGATCAAGGACACCGACAACGGGGCGTACGACGGGGATTCGACGCACGACCGTGCCGTCGGCCCGATGCAGTTCATCCCGTCCACCTGGGCGACCTGGGGCCAGGACGGCAACGGAGACGGCCGCAAGGACCCCAACAACATCTACGACGCGGCGCTCGCCGCCGGACGCTATCTCTGCGCCGGCTCCCGCGATCTGTCCATAGCCGCGGATCTCGACCGGGCGGTGCTGAGCTACAACCACTCGGACGC
This region includes:
- a CDS encoding PaaI family thioesterase is translated as MGEHTAPKFPQEIIDEYAALGVDLPALFSAGHLGERMGVTIVEASADRVVGTMPVEGNTQPYGLLHGGASAVLAETLGSVGSMLHGGVTKLAVGVDLNCTHHRGVRSGLVTGVATPVHRGRSTATYEIVITDEHDKRVCTARLTCMLRNAPQNDAA
- a CDS encoding FdhF/YdeP family oxidoreductase, with the protein product MATKPPTGDPVQDAPRVEPAQRAAAGLPAVAHSLLIAQQQMGVRRTAQTLLKVNQKNGFDCPGCAWPESDKRHTAEFCENGAKAVAEEATLRRVTPEFFAAHPVADLASRSGYWLGQQGRITQPMYLPEGAERYEAVTWERAFGIIAEELGALASPDEALFYTSGRTSNEAAFLLQLLAREFGTNNLPDCSNMCHESSGSALTETIGIGKGSVSLEDLHQADLIIVAGQNPGTNHPRMLSALEKAKSAGAKIISVNPLPEAGLARFKNPQTPLGMIKGAALNDLFLQIRIGGDQALFRLLNKMILQTEGAVDEAFVRDHTHGYEEFVAAARRADWEQTLAATGLDRGAIEEALAMVLASKRTIVCWAMGLTQHKHSVPTIREVVNFLLLRGNIGRPGAGVCPVRGHSNVQGDRTMGIFERPAPEFLDALDKEFSITSPRHHGYDVVRSIQALRDGDAKVFFAMGGNFVAATPDTEVTEAAMRRARLTVHVSTKLNRSHAVTGTRALILPTLGRTDKDVQASGKQFVTVEDSMSMVHASRGNLTPASPHLLSEPAIVARLARAVLGPGSATPWEEFEKDYATIRDRISRVVPGFENFNARVAHPGGFTLPHAPRDERRFPTATGRANFTAAPVEYPELPEGRLLLQTLRSHDQYNTTVYGLDDRYRGIKGGRRVVLVNPDDARTLGLADGAYTDLVSEWKDGVERRAPGFRIVHYPTARGCAAAYYPETNVLVPLGSTADTSNTPASKSVVVRFENIQERTVPR
- the polA gene encoding DNA polymerase I, giving the protein MAETASKKTADNRPRLLLMDGHSLAYRAFFALPAENFTTGSGQPTNAVYGFASMLANTLRDEAPTHFAVAFDVSRKTWRSEEFPEYKANRSKTPDEFRGQVELIGELLDAMHADRFAVDGFEADDVIATLATQAEAAGFEVLIVTGDRDSFQLITDNVTVLYPTKGVSELTRFTPAKVEEKYGLTPQQYPDFAALRGDPSDNLPGIPGVGEKTAAKWINQFGSFDELVERAEEVKGKAGQNFRDHLDAVRLNRRLTEMVRDVELPKAPQDLARAPYDRTAVTGVLDVLEIRNPSLRERLLAVDPGAAEDETPAPAAGIELDGAVLGAGELAPWLAEHGGQPLGVATVDTWAVGSGTVTEIALAAADGAAAWFDPAELDEGDEQAFAAWIADARRPKVMHNAKSAMRVFPEHGWQVDGVTMDTALAAYLVKPGRRSFALDALAVEYLGRELAPAAASDGQLAFGADDRAEADALMTQARAVLDLGDAFTTRLAEVGATDLLHGMELPTSALLARLERHGIAADRAHLEGMEQQFAGAVQQAVKEAHAAVGREFNLGSPKQLQEVLFGELGLPKTKKTKTGYTTDADALAWLAAQTEHELPVIMLRHREQAKLRVTVEGLIKTIAADGRIHTTFNQTVAATGRLSSTDPNLQNIPVRTDEGRAIRRGFVVGEGFETLMTADYSQIELRVMAHLSEDAGLIEAFTSGEDLHTTVASQVFGVGKSAVDPEMRRKIKAMSYGLAYGLSAFGLSQQLNIEAGEARGLMDTYFERFGGVRDYLHRVVEEARATGYTETVFGRRRYLPDLNSDNRQRREMAERMALNAPIQGTAADIVKVAMLQVDRALTEAKLKSRMLLQVHDEIVLEIAEGERAQVEEILRHEMSTAVQLRAPLDVSVGVGTDWESAAH
- a CDS encoding DUF4184 family protein, encoding MPFTLSHAAAVLPGMRRDGTARGPLLASALVAGSFAPDMTYYADTAIPGAMEFGRITHSVWGVFTVDVLITAAVVALWLLLREPSVALLPRAWQGRVHAFVRGQRRGSGPGAWGVRDGAWFVLSAVIGSATHVVWDAFTHHDRWGVRLMPVLDGSVGGFPVFQMVQYGSSAVALAVLAWFTASGLRRTGARPVPPSVPVLGRRGRWSAGALLSVCVLLGVVHRCARWYAYFGHIDTPLDIIPTACFGAGAGLAVGLVLYGAWIRLRRSHACVPSVAGRA